The sequence CGGACGAAACGATAATCGCTCACGCACGTAACTCCGGTGCCGTGGTTCTTACCCACGACCTCGACTTCGGGTTGCTGCTTGCCATCTACTTCGCTGCAATCAGGTGCTGTCCTGATTAGCGTGCCGCTTTGCCGGGTCTCCCATGACTGTGCGCTGAGTGTATCACGCTGCGGGCTTTCTGCTCTCGGCGCCGATCAATCCTCGCAGCCACAAGCGATAGCCAGGGCGCGACAGAGGTCGCGCATCCTAGGGGGTGGAACGAGCCCCACAAACTGGCGCAAGTCAGACTGACGGACCGTGAAAACGTTGACGGCATTGGCGCACGAGGGCTTCTTCAGCCCCTCGTCCACCCCAAGCACGACCTCGGTAGGTGAGCCGCGCACGCTCGAAGTGATCGCAACCACGGTGGCAGTATGAATCACGTCGAGCAATGCCTGTCGACTCACGACGACAACGGGCCTGCGACGGTCCGGTGGAGCGAAACGGTGAAGCCAGATCTCCCCCCGCCCTACTCTCTTGGCCATGCTTGGCTCTCCAGCAGATCCTCCACTTCGGCCAGCGCGTGGTCGCCTGCATCGCCGTAGGCGCGCCGAATCGCTTCGT is a genomic window of Pseudomonadota bacterium containing:
- a CDS encoding DUF5615 family PIN-like protein, producing MKLVVDMNLSPRWAEVLRRAGFDATHWSALGDPGATDETIIAHARNSGAVVLTHDLDFGLLLAIYFAAIRCCPD
- a CDS encoding type II toxin-antitoxin system PemK/MazF family toxin, which codes for MAKRVGRGEIWLHRFAPPDRRRPVVVVSRQALLDVIHTATVVAITSSVRGSPTEVVLGVDEGLKKPSCANAVNVFTVRQSDLRQFVGLVPPPRMRDLCRALAIACGCED